Proteins from a single region of Mucilaginibacter daejeonensis:
- a CDS encoding DUF2975 domain-containing protein has product MKNIQNWIKIVKVILWVSLIGFGVTLVNTTSLLFTTNEMLANVRIDTKEVRSLPHAQLKPNAGTLTFRSEQLLDRVLFKHVYGYHDLLQSLFTFTVCGLLLVMISHIDTADPFTTITARHITWMGILYIAYGVITIAAAAYMAFRVQAINHSLTSAYPGFREDLSNIKIGAFILIFSLIYRTGITLQEDNRLTI; this is encoded by the coding sequence ATGAAAAATATTCAAAATTGGATCAAGATCGTCAAGGTCATTTTGTGGGTATCACTGATCGGGTTCGGAGTAACACTGGTTAATACCACCAGCCTTTTGTTCACCACTAATGAAATGCTGGCCAACGTGCGTATCGATACTAAAGAGGTTCGCTCACTACCCCATGCTCAACTAAAACCCAACGCCGGAACACTCACCTTCAGGTCAGAACAGCTGCTTGATCGGGTGTTATTCAAGCATGTATATGGCTATCATGATCTACTACAGTCGCTATTTACTTTTACAGTGTGTGGCTTGTTATTGGTCATGATCAGTCACATCGATACGGCTGACCCTTTTACCACTATAACTGCCCGACACATTACCTGGATGGGTATTCTGTACATTGCCTATGGCGTGATCACCATAGCTGCCGCTGCTTACATGGCTTTCAGGGTGCAGGCCATTAACCATAGTTTGACCAGTGCTTATCCCGGTTTTAGGGAGGATCTTTCTAATATCAAGATCGGTGCTTTCATCCTCATTTTTTCGCTTATCTACCGCACAGGCATCACCCTCCAAGAAGACAACCGCCTAACCATCTGA
- the fabF gene encoding beta-ketoacyl-ACP synthase II produces the protein MKRVVVTGMGVVSALGADVNTFWNNIQNGKSGARTISRFDASRFKTQFAAQLPDDFNLADHLDKSEVKRNDLYTQYALVAAKQAVEDSGFDINAMSPYDVGVIFGSAQGGFDTFETQIREYCATDHEPHFNPFFIPKTLVNMASGLISIKYGLMGLNYTTVSACASANSAIMDALNYIRWGKAKIIITGGADAPITEGSIGGYNALKALSTQNGNPQEASRPFDPGRDGFVMGEGAGVLVLEEYEHAVKRGATIYAELAGAAMTGDAYHITATHPEGKGAIKAMELALEDAGLTHNDVDYLNAHATSTPVGDISEAKAIHSAFINSPQLSVSATKSMTGHLLGAAGAVEAIISINSVLHNVVPPTINTHTLDPQLPQDLHIVTNSAIQKTVDVVMSNTFGFGGHNAVAIFKKV, from the coding sequence ATGAAAAGAGTAGTAGTGACCGGAATGGGTGTGGTATCGGCCTTAGGTGCCGATGTGAACACCTTCTGGAACAATATCCAAAACGGAAAAAGCGGCGCCAGGACCATCAGCCGCTTTGATGCTTCACGCTTTAAAACACAATTTGCGGCTCAATTGCCTGATGACTTTAATTTGGCCGATCACCTCGACAAAAGTGAGGTTAAACGCAACGATCTTTATACCCAATATGCTCTGGTAGCGGCCAAACAAGCCGTTGAAGATTCGGGTTTCGATATCAACGCCATGTCGCCTTATGATGTGGGGGTAATCTTTGGCTCGGCGCAGGGCGGTTTTGATACCTTTGAGACCCAGATCCGCGAATATTGCGCTACCGACCACGAACCACATTTCAACCCGTTCTTCATCCCTAAAACGCTGGTCAATATGGCTTCGGGCCTCATCTCGATCAAATATGGTTTGATGGGATTGAACTATACCACCGTATCGGCCTGTGCAAGCGCTAACAGCGCCATTATGGATGCGCTTAACTACATCCGTTGGGGCAAAGCCAAGATCATTATCACCGGTGGTGCCGATGCGCCTATCACCGAAGGTTCTATCGGTGGATACAATGCTTTAAAGGCACTCTCTACGCAGAACGGTAACCCACAGGAGGCCTCGCGTCCGTTCGATCCGGGGCGTGATGGTTTTGTGATGGGCGAGGGCGCAGGTGTGCTGGTCTTGGAAGAATATGAACATGCTGTTAAACGCGGTGCTACCATATATGCAGAGTTGGCCGGTGCGGCCATGACGGGCGACGCCTACCACATTACCGCCACTCATCCTGAAGGTAAAGGCGCCATCAAAGCGATGGAGCTGGCTCTGGAAGATGCCGGTTTGACCCATAACGATGTGGACTACCTGAACGCACACGCTACATCCACTCCGGTGGGCGACATCAGCGAGGCTAAGGCCATCCACTCGGCGTTCATTAACAGTCCACAGCTCTCGGTAAGTGCTACCAAGTCGATGACGGGTCACCTGTTGGGTGCTGCCGGAGCGGTAGAAGCTATCATCTCGATCAATTCGGTACTGCACAATGTGGTGCCGCCTACCATCAATACGCATACGCTCGACCCGCAATTGCCGCAAGATCTGCACATCGTGACCAATAGCGCCATCCAAAAAACAGTAGACGTGGTCATGAGCAACACCTTCGGTTTCGGCGGACACAATGCGGTGGCCATCTTCAAAAAGGTATAA
- the fmt gene encoding methionyl-tRNA formyltransferase codes for MRIIFMGTPEFAVASLEALLDSGAEIVGVVTAPDKPAGRGQKITQSAVKRFAEANGLKILQPEKLRDPQFLAELKALNADLQVVVAFRMLPEVVWNMPPKGTINLHASLLPQYRGAAPINWAIINGEKESGVTTFFIKQEIDTGAILFVEKITIADDVTAGEYHDRLMNKGAGLLVKTVKAIESGRYTEQPQEQLAEGQELKHAPKIFKDDCRIDWQQPVQKVYNLIRGLSPYPAAFTALNDKTFKIYGANKEESNPNIQPGEFDTDNRTYLKFACTDGYIHVTDVQLEGKKRMGIEEFLRGVKL; via the coding sequence ATGAGAATAATATTTATGGGCACGCCCGAATTCGCAGTGGCCTCATTAGAAGCACTGCTCGATTCGGGGGCCGAGATCGTGGGTGTGGTCACCGCACCTGACAAGCCCGCCGGCCGTGGTCAAAAGATCACACAGTCGGCCGTTAAACGTTTTGCCGAAGCTAACGGATTAAAAATATTACAACCGGAAAAACTGCGCGATCCGCAGTTCCTGGCCGAACTCAAAGCACTCAACGCCGACCTCCAAGTGGTAGTGGCGTTCCGTATGCTGCCCGAAGTGGTGTGGAACATGCCGCCTAAGGGCACCATCAACCTGCATGCTTCCCTGCTGCCGCAATACCGTGGTGCAGCACCGATCAACTGGGCCATCATCAACGGCGAAAAAGAAAGCGGCGTGACAACCTTTTTTATTAAGCAAGAGATCGATACCGGTGCCATCCTTTTTGTGGAGAAGATCACCATTGCCGATGATGTGACCGCCGGCGAATACCACGACCGCCTGATGAACAAAGGTGCCGGCCTGCTGGTCAAGACCGTGAAAGCGATCGAGAGTGGCCGTTATACCGAGCAGCCTCAAGAGCAACTGGCTGAAGGACAAGAGCTGAAACACGCACCCAAGATATTTAAGGACGATTGCCGCATAGACTGGCAACAGCCCGTTCAAAAGGTTTACAATCTCATCCGCGGACTAAGCCCCTATCCGGCCGCCTTCACCGCTTTGAACGATAAGACGTTCAAGATATATGGCGCAAACAAGGAAGAGTCCAATCCCAACATTCAGCCGGGTGAGTTCGATACTGATAATCGCACCTATTTAAAGTTCGCCTGCACTGATGGCTACATCCATGTTACCGATGTGCAATTAGAAGGTAAGAAACGGATGGGTATAGAGGAGTTTCTGCGCGGCGTTAAGCTTTAG
- a CDS encoding exo-beta-N-acetylmuramidase NamZ family protein, producing MKNVVLSMACSLLTLTATCQQAATNPKSRALIDHKPLRNEAAGPRPAADETQLYLSYLKGRSIGMMVNQTSVIGASKTPLVDSLLKRGVKIARIFGPEHGFRGNAADGAHISNDVDSKTGIPVVSLYGKKYKPTPADLKGIDLMLFDVQDVGARFYTYISSLHYLMEACAENNIELMILDRPNPNGYLVDGPILDTAYHSFVGMHPIPASHGMTIAEYAQMINGQGWLKNGVKCKLKLVKMTNYRRDMDYVLPVSPSPNLNTQQSVILYPHICWFEGTTVSLGRGTTFPFTVIGSPELKGKYSFMFKPVPMPGMSDNPPQKNMECYGLDLRTYDVAQLKKSGKLNLEWLLTFYKNYPDKSKFFNAYFTKLAGNQTFRKQIEDGLTEAQIRQSWEPGLTKFKQIRKKYLLYN from the coding sequence ATGAAGAACGTAGTACTCAGTATGGCCTGTTCGCTGCTTACGCTTACCGCTACCTGCCAGCAAGCAGCCACCAACCCCAAGAGCCGCGCCCTGATCGATCATAAGCCTTTGCGCAATGAGGCGGCAGGCCCGCGCCCCGCCGCCGACGAAACGCAGCTTTACCTTAGCTACCTGAAAGGCCGCAGCATTGGCATGATGGTGAACCAAACCTCGGTGATCGGTGCCAGTAAAACGCCTTTAGTTGATAGCCTGTTAAAACGTGGCGTTAAGATCGCGCGCATTTTCGGTCCTGAGCATGGTTTTAGAGGCAACGCTGCCGACGGCGCTCATATCAGCAATGATGTGGATAGCAAGACCGGTATACCGGTGGTATCTTTATACGGCAAAAAGTACAAGCCCACTCCTGCCGACCTGAAAGGCATCGACCTGATGCTATTTGACGTGCAGGATGTAGGTGCCCGCTTTTATACTTACATATCCTCGTTACATTACCTGATGGAGGCCTGCGCCGAGAACAACATCGAGCTCATGATCCTGGACCGCCCCAACCCTAACGGTTACCTGGTAGATGGCCCGATACTGGATACGGCCTATCATTCTTTTGTAGGTATGCACCCCATCCCCGCCTCACACGGTATGACCATTGCCGAATACGCGCAAATGATCAACGGCCAGGGCTGGTTAAAGAACGGCGTGAAGTGCAAATTGAAGCTGGTCAAAATGACCAACTACCGCCGCGATATGGATTATGTGCTGCCGGTAAGCCCCTCGCCTAACCTGAACACGCAGCAGTCGGTGATCCTGTACCCGCATATTTGTTGGTTCGAGGGTACTACGGTGAGTTTAGGGCGTGGCACCACCTTCCCGTTCACGGTGATAGGTTCGCCGGAGTTGAAGGGTAAGTACAGCTTTATGTTCAAACCTGTGCCGATGCCGGGCATGAGCGATAACCCACCACAAAAGAATATGGAATGCTACGGTCTTGACCTGCGCACCTACGATGTGGCCCAGTTAAAGAAGAGCGGCAAGCTGAACCTGGAGTGGCTGCTTACCTTTTACAAGAACTATCCCGATAAGTCAAAGTTCTTTAATGCCTACTTCACCAAACTGGCCGGTAACCAAACCTTCCGAAAGCAGATCGAGGATGGACTTACCGAGGCACAGATCCGCCAAAGCTGGGAGCCCGGATTGACCAAATTCAAGCAGATCAGAAAGAAATATTTGTTGTATAATTAA
- a CDS encoding sphingomyelin synthase family protein — MNRISFNLKQNWKATWSCTSQRSLMVIGSAIVALVLSAMPAFFQHIERRAGVQLHDPILSHIAPQDVSIYIFMVIWGMGLLTLLRAIANPAIYVRYVWLYIVICLTRLLTITLVPLAPPAGLKELVDPLTGIFYGHAVVTKDLFYSGHTATLITMYFCLEKRSDKILSLIATFIVGCLLLVQHVHYTIDVLAAPVFVFLINRVLSATLFADSDELATAK; from the coding sequence GTGAACCGGATATCATTTAATTTAAAACAGAACTGGAAGGCCACCTGGTCATGCACGTCGCAGCGATCGCTCATGGTGATCGGCTCTGCTATAGTTGCGCTGGTACTATCGGCCATGCCGGCTTTCTTCCAACATATCGAGCGTCGTGCAGGCGTTCAGCTTCATGACCCTATCCTATCGCACATCGCCCCTCAGGATGTATCGATCTATATTTTTATGGTGATCTGGGGTATGGGGTTACTCACGCTTTTACGGGCGATAGCCAACCCGGCCATTTACGTACGTTACGTTTGGCTATACATCGTGATCTGCCTTACCCGCCTGCTTACCATCACCCTGGTGCCTTTGGCGCCACCTGCAGGCTTAAAAGAGTTGGTAGACCCTTTGACCGGGATATTTTACGGCCACGCGGTAGTGACCAAGGACCTTTTTTACTCCGGTCACACGGCCACACTGATCACCATGTATTTTTGCCTCGAGAAACGATCGGACAAGATCCTCTCGCTGATCGCTACCTTCATTGTAGGTTGCTTGCTGCTGGTGCAACACGTACATTATACTATAGACGTGCTGGCCGCACCGGTGTTCGTGTTCCTGATCAACCGCGTATTATCGGCAACGCTGTTCGCGGATAGTGATGAACTGGCTACCGCCAAATAA
- the mnmE gene encoding tRNA uridine-5-carboxymethylaminomethyl(34) synthesis GTPase MnmE, with the protein MDNSTQDTIVALATPNGTGAIGVIRLSGTDAIQIANSVFKGKDLTRQATHTIHYGTVVDNGLVLDEVLMSIFVGPRSYTRENVVEISCHGSNYIIQSIIKLLIKKGARSAKPGEFTLRAFLNGQFDLSQAEAVADLIASDSQASQQVALQQLRGGYSNELQTLREQLVHFASMIELELDFSEEDVEFANRSQLKQLIHDLTRIIGKLIRSFELGNAVKQGINTVIAGRPNAGKSTLLNALLNEERAIVSHIAGTTRDTIEETLNINGINFRLIDTAGIREATDAIEQIGVQKTMEKISQSALLLYVFDAATITADELQQDINSLHKPGIPTLVIANKIDLNTGYSTYQALMPEGVQFAAVSAREKTHIDDLQQLIYETAIQGRLNGNETLVTNIRHLEALQRTEQALIRTLEGIDTQTTSDFLAMDIKQALHYLGEITGTVTTDDLLDNIFSKFCIGK; encoded by the coding sequence ATGGATAACTCGACCCAAGATACGATCGTTGCATTGGCAACGCCCAACGGTACCGGAGCAATAGGTGTGATCCGCCTTTCGGGGACTGACGCCATACAGATCGCCAACAGTGTTTTTAAAGGTAAGGACCTTACCCGCCAGGCCACGCATACGATCCATTACGGCACCGTGGTCGACAACGGGCTGGTGCTGGATGAAGTATTGATGTCGATCTTCGTTGGTCCTCGCTCCTACACCCGCGAGAATGTGGTGGAGATATCGTGCCATGGGTCGAACTACATCATTCAATCCATCATCAAGCTCCTGATTAAAAAAGGAGCGCGGTCGGCCAAGCCGGGCGAATTCACCCTGAGAGCGTTTTTAAACGGGCAATTCGACCTGTCTCAGGCCGAGGCTGTGGCCGACCTTATCGCGTCAGATTCGCAGGCTTCACAGCAAGTGGCCTTGCAGCAGCTCCGCGGCGGCTACAGCAACGAATTGCAGACGCTGCGCGAACAACTGGTGCACTTTGCCTCTATGATCGAACTGGAGTTGGATTTTTCGGAAGAGGATGTGGAGTTTGCCAACCGTAGTCAGCTCAAGCAGCTGATCCATGATCTTACGCGCATCATTGGCAAGCTGATCCGCTCGTTCGAACTGGGCAATGCCGTGAAACAAGGTATCAATACCGTGATCGCTGGCCGGCCCAACGCCGGTAAATCGACCCTGTTGAACGCTCTGCTGAACGAGGAACGCGCTATAGTAAGCCACATTGCCGGTACCACGCGTGACACTATCGAGGAAACGCTCAATATCAACGGTATCAACTTCCGACTGATCGACACCGCCGGCATCCGCGAAGCTACTGACGCCATTGAGCAAATCGGTGTGCAAAAGACCATGGAGAAGATCAGCCAAAGCGCGCTGCTATTATACGTGTTCGATGCGGCCACCATCACTGCTGATGAATTGCAGCAGGACATTAACTCCCTACATAAACCTGGCATCCCTACTCTGGTGATCGCCAATAAGATCGATCTTAACACGGGCTATAGTACCTACCAGGCCCTGATGCCCGAAGGCGTGCAGTTCGCAGCGGTATCGGCCCGTGAAAAGACCCATATCGACGACCTGCAGCAACTCATCTACGAGACCGCTATCCAAGGTCGCCTGAACGGTAACGAGACCCTGGTCACCAACATACGCCACCTGGAAGCGCTGCAGCGTACCGAGCAGGCTCTGATCCGCACCCTCGAAGGCATCGACACCCAAACCACCTCCGACTTCCTGGCCATGGACATCAAACAAGCCCTCCACTACCTAGGCGAGATCACCGGAACGGTGACGACCGATGACCTGCTGGACAATATATTTTCTAAGTTCTGTATCGGGAAGTAA
- a CDS encoding helix-turn-helix domain-containing protein: MSSNIRITRICHNCGAHFEARTTVTKYCGDRRAKLAHKARIMGTKVAQSDMETKAVIDKPLTDLKDKEFLSVIEVAKLLNSSKQTVYTLIRSGVIHAVNLKKKKTVVPRAGIDALFRLPDISSAAAPKTLEEHDPPESMETYSLADVREKFGLGDSTKEIVKITGRGRW, translated from the coding sequence ATGAGTTCTAATATCCGTATCACCAGGATTTGTCATAATTGCGGTGCACATTTTGAAGCAAGGACCACCGTTACCAAATACTGCGGGGACCGGCGTGCCAAACTTGCCCACAAAGCGAGGATCATGGGCACCAAGGTCGCTCAAAGTGATATGGAGACGAAAGCCGTTATTGATAAGCCATTGACAGACCTCAAGGACAAAGAATTCTTATCTGTCATTGAGGTCGCCAAATTGCTCAACAGTTCCAAGCAAACCGTCTATACTTTGATCAGATCCGGTGTCATACATGCTGTCAACCTAAAGAAGAAAAAAACCGTTGTTCCCAGGGCAGGGATCGACGCGCTATTCAGATTACCGGATATTTCCAGCGCTGCAGCACCTAAGACCTTGGAGGAACACGACCCACCGGAGAGCATGGAAACTTACAGCCTGGCAGATGTTAGGGAGAAGTTCGGTTTGGGCGATTCGACCAAGGAAATAGTAAAGATTACAGGACGGGGCAGATGGTAA
- a CDS encoding Smr/MutS family protein: MKYKLGDFVRFVDERREGYVTRIFDEQMIGVTGDDDFEIPVLASKVTTVHGHAANKQQAAQGKVGTEVAIPTAEFVSRGIYLGVVSDAKAALVVHFHLINETSFQLMITLTIEGQRNKGEYLGIIGPRSSADMYSAQLADIQLWPKFSIQALYFTAQDVKPLPPLVFNEKFKAKDFAGAKKNLPVVGGQGWLIRIDEPEMVIDAQKLKESFFKPAAEKQQVDRPLNEVDLHIEKLRDDHHFMGSAEILNIQLDAFKKALDAAIVHQLPEITFIHGAGNGTLRNELHKLLGKNQKVRTFMDARKEKFGYGATKVVLK, encoded by the coding sequence ATGAAATATAAGCTGGGCGACTTTGTGCGTTTTGTTGACGAAAGGCGGGAAGGATATGTGACACGCATATTTGACGAGCAGATGATCGGCGTCACGGGCGACGATGATTTCGAGATACCGGTACTGGCTAGCAAAGTTACCACCGTGCACGGCCATGCTGCTAACAAGCAGCAGGCAGCCCAAGGCAAGGTGGGTACAGAGGTAGCCATCCCAACGGCCGAATTCGTTAGCCGGGGAATATATTTAGGTGTAGTTAGCGATGCCAAAGCGGCTTTGGTAGTGCATTTCCATCTCATCAATGAAACTTCGTTCCAACTGATGATAACGCTTACTATCGAAGGACAGCGCAACAAAGGTGAGTACCTGGGCATTATTGGTCCGCGTTCATCTGCCGATATGTATTCTGCTCAACTTGCCGATATTCAATTGTGGCCAAAGTTCAGCATCCAAGCTTTGTACTTCACCGCTCAGGATGTAAAGCCATTGCCTCCGTTGGTCTTCAACGAAAAATTCAAGGCTAAGGACTTTGCAGGTGCTAAAAAGAATCTGCCTGTGGTTGGTGGCCAGGGCTGGCTGATCAGGATCGACGAACCGGAAATGGTGATCGATGCTCAAAAGCTTAAAGAGAGCTTTTTTAAACCGGCTGCCGAAAAGCAACAGGTAGACAGGCCGTTGAACGAGGTGGACCTGCACATTGAAAAGCTGCGCGATGACCATCATTTTATGGGCAGCGCCGAGATATTGAACATCCAACTCGATGCTTTCAAGAAAGCATTAGATGCCGCCATTGTACATCAGCTGCCCGAGATCACTTTTATACACGGTGCAGGCAATGGCACACTGCGCAATGAATTGCACAAACTGCTGGGCAAGAACCAAAAGGTACGCACCTTTATGGATGCCCGCAAAGAGAAATTTGGCTACGGAGCCACCAAGGTGGTATTAAAGTAG
- a CDS encoding ABC transporter permease → MNFSSFIARRLTFQSKRTFSKLIVRIAIVGIMLGLGVMILSIAIVKGFKREIREKVRGFAGDIQITKFDNNFSYENSPFMVDTTFVNRAKRDPLIKHIVPYGTKPAIIKANGEIEGVVLKGVDSTYQWGLFKGAMESGGVLNFADPAEARKQVMISSYTASRLKLKVGDSFLMYFIQEPMRTRKLKIVGIFDVGVEEVDKTFVIGDLSVIQTLNSWTHREAGGYEVQVNDFDDLHAVHDSLNTFLPTYLRAYTVDETYPTIFEWLKLLDVNTQVMLVLMIIVAVINMISALLIMILERTAMIGMFKALGASNWGIQGIFLYNATYLIGLGLLLGNAFGLGISWFQERTHFFKLDKESYYMSFVPIELHYTDVLLLNIGTLVICLLVLLIPSMLVSRIQPVKAIRFK, encoded by the coding sequence TTGAATTTTTCATCCTTTATTGCCCGGCGGCTTACCTTTCAAAGTAAGCGGACCTTCTCCAAGCTCATTGTGCGCATCGCCATAGTGGGTATTATGCTGGGGCTGGGGGTCATGATCCTATCGATCGCCATCGTAAAGGGGTTCAAACGCGAGATACGGGAGAAGGTGCGCGGTTTTGCCGGTGATATCCAGATCACCAAGTTCGATAACAACTTCTCATACGAGAACTCACCTTTTATGGTGGATACCACTTTTGTGAACCGGGCCAAACGCGACCCGCTCATCAAGCACATCGTTCCGTATGGTACCAAACCGGCCATCATTAAAGCTAATGGCGAGATCGAGGGCGTGGTATTGAAAGGGGTGGACAGTACCTACCAGTGGGGCCTGTTCAAGGGTGCTATGGAAAGCGGTGGCGTGCTCAACTTTGCCGACCCGGCCGAGGCACGTAAACAGGTCATGATCTCGTCGTACACGGCCTCGCGCTTGAAGCTTAAGGTGGGCGATAGCTTCCTGATGTACTTCATCCAGGAGCCGATGCGTACGCGCAAACTCAAGATCGTAGGCATATTCGATGTAGGGGTAGAGGAAGTGGACAAGACCTTTGTGATAGGCGACCTGTCGGTGATCCAAACCCTCAACAGCTGGACACATCGCGAGGCTGGCGGTTACGAGGTACAAGTGAACGACTTTGACGACCTGCATGCCGTGCATGATTCGCTCAATACCTTTTTGCCTACCTATTTACGTGCTTACACCGTGGATGAGACCTATCCCACCATTTTTGAATGGCTCAAACTGCTGGATGTGAACACCCAGGTGATGCTGGTGCTCATGATCATTGTGGCGGTGATCAATATGATATCGGCATTGCTGATCATGATATTGGAGCGTACCGCCATGATCGGGATGTTCAAGGCGCTGGGTGCATCAAACTGGGGCATACAAGGCATCTTCTTATATAACGCCACTTACCTGATCGGGCTGGGTCTGCTATTGGGTAATGCTTTTGGCTTAGGCATCAGCTGGTTCCAGGAGCGTACACACTTTTTTAAGCTCGATAAAGAATCTTACTACATGAGCTTTGTGCCCATCGAACTCCATTACACCGATGTGCTGTTGCTCAACATAGGTACCCTGGTGATCTGTTTGCTGGTGTTGCTCATCCCATCAATGCTGGTGAGCCGCATACAGCCGGTAAAAGCGATCCGCTTTAAATAA
- a CDS encoding helix-turn-helix domain-containing protein, whose amino-acid sequence MPIIVNLDVMLARRKMSMNELHNRVGITLANLSILKNGKAKAIRFETLELICKALDCQPGDILEFQP is encoded by the coding sequence ATGCCGATCATTGTTAATTTAGATGTGATGTTGGCCCGGCGCAAAATGTCAATGAACGAGTTGCATAACCGGGTAGGTATCACGCTGGCCAACCTTTCCATACTCAAGAACGGTAAGGCCAAAGCCATCCGCTTCGAGACCTTGGAGCTGATCTGTAAAGCGTTGGACTGCCAACCAGGTGATATACTTGAATTTCAGCCATGA